The following proteins are encoded in a genomic region of Protaetiibacter sp. SSC-01:
- a CDS encoding class II 3-deoxy-7-phosphoheptulonate synthase: MIAGLDYWRQLPIKQQPEWADADAVAAASAEIAALPPLVFAGEVDILRERLARAARGDSFLLQGGDCAETFAGATADQIRNRVKTLLQMAVVLTYGASMPIVKMGRMAGQFAKPRSSDFETRGDVTLPAYRGDIVNGYDFTPESREADPRRLVQGYHTAASTLNLIRAFTQGGFADLREVHSWNKGFASNPANQRYEGLAKEIDRAIRFMEAAGADFDELKRVEFYTSHEGLLMDYERPMTRIDSRNGTAVNTSAHFLWIGERTRDLDGAHVDYFSRIRNPIGVKLGPSTTVETMEKLIDKLDPEREPGRLTFITRMGAGKIRDALPPLLEAIKSMDATPLWVTDPMHGNGMTTETGYKTRRFDDVVDEVRGFFEAHRNAGTHPGGIHVELTGDDVTECLGGSEMIDEATLATKYESLCDPRLNHMQSLELAFLVAEELSAR, encoded by the coding sequence GTGATCGCCGGTCTCGACTATTGGCGCCAGCTGCCGATCAAGCAGCAGCCGGAGTGGGCCGACGCGGATGCGGTGGCCGCGGCATCCGCGGAGATCGCGGCGCTCCCGCCGCTCGTCTTCGCCGGTGAGGTCGACATCCTCCGCGAGCGGCTCGCGCGCGCGGCGCGCGGCGACTCGTTCCTGCTGCAGGGCGGCGACTGCGCCGAGACCTTCGCGGGGGCGACCGCCGACCAGATCCGCAACCGCGTCAAGACGCTCCTGCAGATGGCCGTCGTGCTCACGTACGGCGCCTCGATGCCGATCGTGAAGATGGGCCGCATGGCGGGCCAGTTCGCGAAGCCCCGCTCGAGCGACTTCGAGACCCGCGGCGACGTGACGCTGCCGGCGTACCGCGGCGACATCGTCAACGGCTACGACTTCACGCCGGAGTCGCGCGAGGCCGACCCGCGCCGCCTCGTGCAGGGCTACCACACGGCCGCGTCGACGCTGAACCTCATCCGCGCCTTCACGCAGGGTGGTTTCGCCGACCTCCGCGAGGTGCACTCGTGGAACAAGGGCTTCGCGTCGAACCCGGCGAACCAGCGCTACGAGGGCCTCGCGAAGGAGATCGACCGCGCCATCCGCTTCATGGAGGCCGCGGGTGCCGACTTCGACGAGCTCAAGCGCGTCGAGTTCTACACCTCGCACGAGGGCCTGCTCATGGACTACGAGCGCCCCATGACGCGCATCGACTCGCGCAACGGCACCGCCGTCAACACCTCCGCCCACTTCCTGTGGATCGGGGAGCGCACGCGCGACCTCGACGGCGCGCACGTCGACTACTTCTCGCGCATCCGCAACCCCATCGGCGTGAAGCTCGGCCCGTCGACGACGGTCGAGACGATGGAGAAGCTCATCGACAAGCTCGACCCCGAGCGCGAGCCGGGCCGCCTGACGTTCATCACGCGCATGGGCGCCGGCAAGATCCGCGACGCCCTGCCCCCGCTGCTCGAGGCCATCAAGAGCATGGACGCGACACCGCTGTGGGTCACCGACCCCATGCACGGCAACGGCATGACGACGGAGACCGGCTACAAGACGCGTCGCTTCGACGACGTCGTCGACGAGGTGCGGGGCTTCTTCGAGGCCCACCGCAACGCGGGCACCCACCCGGGCGGCATCCACGTCGAGCTCACGGGCGACGACGTCACCGAGTGCCTCGGCGGCTCCGAGATGATCGACGAGGCGACCCTCGCGACGAAGTACGAGTCGCTGTGCGACCCGCGGCTCAACCACATGCAGTCGCTCGAGCTCGCGTTCCTCGTGGCCGAGGAGCTCAGCGCCCGCTAG
- a CDS encoding LysM peptidoglycan-binding domain-containing protein, with amino-acid sequence MQQTQEVGDRARAVFAGLTPSYTAPVRENAMPAALAKGMMATMPIVLTGALSVTGVVSPVDAAPAAERKPAKPKTTLGSTVRAAVAAASATTAKQVAVPPTYTVRSGDTVSSIAGRYGLATASVLALNGLGWKSLIFPGQVLKLTGAAAPAPVAPAAPAAGGRYTIQKGDTISGIAARFGVSTQSVLTANGLSWSSIIYPGQTIAIPGSTLPAQNVSSVTPAPAAPAPAPAPAEPTTPVVSTPAPVLNSSYAIKSGDTISGIAKKFGVSIQSLLDANGLGWSSIIYAGRTLTIPGVAVVQDGGTVTPLTEEMAANARIIIQVGRELGVPDRGIVIALAAAMQESSLRNINYGDRDSLGLFQQRPSTGWGTPEQILNASHAARLFYGGPSNPNKGKTRGLLDIPGWQSMSLTQAAQAVQISAYPDAYAKWETSATAWLAQLG; translated from the coding sequence ATGCAGCAGACGCAAGAGGTGGGGGACCGCGCACGCGCGGTCTTCGCGGGGCTCACCCCCAGCTACACGGCGCCCGTGCGCGAGAACGCGATGCCCGCGGCGCTCGCGAAGGGCATGATGGCGACGATGCCGATCGTGCTCACCGGTGCGCTCAGCGTCACCGGCGTCGTCTCCCCCGTCGATGCCGCCCCCGCCGCCGAGCGCAAGCCCGCGAAGCCCAAGACCACCCTCGGCAGCACGGTCCGTGCGGCGGTCGCCGCGGCATCCGCCACGACCGCCAAGCAGGTCGCCGTCCCGCCGACCTACACGGTCAGGTCGGGCGACACGGTCTCGAGCATCGCCGGCCGCTATGGCCTCGCGACCGCGAGCGTGCTCGCGCTCAACGGCCTCGGCTGGAAGTCGCTCATCTTCCCCGGGCAGGTGCTCAAGCTGACGGGCGCGGCAGCCCCGGCCCCCGTGGCACCCGCCGCGCCGGCAGCCGGTGGCCGCTACACGATCCAGAAGGGCGACACGATCAGCGGCATCGCCGCCCGCTTCGGCGTCTCGACCCAGTCGGTTCTCACGGCCAACGGGCTCAGCTGGTCGAGCATCATCTACCCCGGCCAGACCATCGCGATCCCCGGCTCGACCCTCCCCGCGCAGAACGTCTCATCCGTGACGCCCGCGCCCGCCGCGCCCGCGCCCGCGCCCGCACCCGCCGAGCCGACGACGCCCGTGGTCTCGACACCCGCGCCGGTGCTCAACTCGAGCTACGCCATCAAGTCGGGCGACACCATCTCGGGCATCGCGAAGAAGTTCGGCGTGAGCATCCAGTCGCTCCTCGACGCCAACGGCCTCGGCTGGTCGAGCATCATCTACGCCGGGCGCACGCTCACCATCCCGGGCGTCGCCGTCGTCCAGGACGGCGGCACCGTCACCCCTCTCACCGAGGAGATGGCTGCCAACGCGCGCATCATCATCCAGGTGGGGCGTGAGCTCGGCGTGCCGGACCGCGGCATCGTCATCGCCCTCGCGGCGGCCATGCAGGAGTCGAGCCTCCGCAACATCAACTACGGCGACCGCGACTCGCTCGGCCTGTTCCAGCAGCGCCCGAGCACCGGATGGGGCACGCCGGAGCAGATCCTCAACGCCTCGCACGCCGCCCGCCTCTTCTACGGCGGCCCGTCGAACCCCAACAAGGGCAAGACGCGCGGCCTCCTCGACATCCCCGGGTGGCAGTCGATGAGCCTCACGCAGGCGGCGCAGGCCGTGCAGATCTCGGCCTACCCCGACGCGTACGCCAAGTGGGAGACGAGCGCGACCGCATGGCTGGCGCAGCTGGGCTGA
- a CDS encoding long-chain fatty acid--CoA ligase, translated as MNEIYVPAVVPADPEANASDLLVDRVAKTPDSPLFALPTADGGWEDVSAAEFHRQVVALAKGLIAAGVKPGDKIGFICRTRYEWTLVDFATWFAGAVLVPIYETSSPSQIAYILTDSGANAIIVETAEHFARFDEVRADLADVEKVWQMHLGDLEKLVEGGSGITDAEVEERRTIAKGSDLGTLIYTSGSTGTPKGCILTHSNFVELSRNAAVAMKEVVEPGSSTLLFITTAHVFARFISILGVHAGVKVGHQADTKQLLPALGSFKPTFLLAVPRVFEKVYNSAEQKAEAGGKGKIFQKAADVAIAHSKALDAGKVPLGLKLQFALFDKLVLSKLRAAMGGNVKYAVSGSAPLGQHLGHFFRSLGVKILEGYGLTETTAPATVNIVAKFKIGTVGTPLPGVGIKIADDGEVLVKGVDVFEGYWNNPEATAEVFTDEWFHTGDIGSLDDEGYLTITGRKKEIIVTAGGKNVAPAGLEDPIRANPIVGQVVVVGDQKPFISALVTLDSEMLPVWLNNNGEAGDMSLTEAARNPKVIAEVQRAIDAANAKVSRAESIRKFKILDIEFTEASGHLTPKLSIKRNVIMKDFAPVIEELYSSAPVTEGISLR; from the coding sequence GTGAACGAGATCTACGTCCCCGCTGTCGTACCCGCGGACCCGGAAGCGAACGCATCCGATCTGCTCGTCGATCGAGTGGCCAAGACGCCCGACTCACCCCTCTTCGCCCTGCCCACCGCCGACGGCGGCTGGGAGGACGTGTCGGCCGCCGAGTTCCACCGGCAGGTCGTCGCCCTCGCGAAGGGGCTCATCGCCGCCGGCGTGAAGCCCGGCGACAAGATCGGCTTCATCTGCCGCACGCGGTACGAGTGGACGCTCGTCGACTTCGCCACCTGGTTCGCCGGCGCCGTGCTCGTGCCCATCTACGAGACGTCGTCGCCGTCGCAGATCGCCTACATCCTGACCGACTCGGGAGCCAACGCCATCATCGTCGAGACCGCCGAGCACTTCGCGCGCTTCGACGAGGTGCGCGCCGACCTCGCGGACGTCGAGAAGGTGTGGCAGATGCACCTCGGCGACCTCGAGAAGCTCGTCGAGGGCGGCAGCGGCATCACCGACGCAGAGGTCGAGGAGCGCCGCACCATCGCCAAGGGCTCCGACCTCGGAACCCTCATCTACACCTCCGGCTCCACCGGCACCCCCAAGGGCTGCATCCTCACCCACTCCAACTTCGTCGAGCTCTCGCGCAACGCGGCCGTCGCGATGAAGGAGGTCGTGGAGCCCGGATCGTCGACCCTCCTCTTCATCACCACGGCGCACGTCTTCGCGCGCTTCATCTCGATCCTCGGCGTCCACGCCGGGGTCAAGGTCGGCCACCAGGCCGACACGAAGCAGCTGCTCCCCGCGCTCGGCAGCTTCAAGCCGACCTTCCTCCTCGCGGTCCCCCGCGTGTTCGAGAAGGTCTATAACTCGGCCGAGCAGAAGGCCGAAGCCGGTGGCAAGGGGAAGATCTTCCAGAAGGCCGCGGATGTCGCCATCGCGCACTCGAAGGCCCTCGACGCCGGCAAGGTGCCGCTCGGCCTCAAGCTGCAGTTCGCGCTGTTCGACAAGCTCGTGCTCAGCAAGCTGCGCGCCGCCATGGGCGGCAACGTCAAGTACGCCGTCTCCGGTTCCGCGCCGCTCGGCCAGCACCTCGGCCACTTCTTCCGCAGCCTCGGCGTCAAGATCCTCGAAGGCTACGGACTCACCGAGACCACCGCGCCCGCCACGGTCAACATCGTCGCCAAGTTCAAGATCGGCACCGTCGGCACCCCGCTCCCCGGCGTCGGCATCAAGATCGCCGACGACGGCGAGGTGCTCGTCAAGGGCGTCGACGTGTTCGAGGGCTACTGGAACAACCCGGAGGCGACCGCGGAGGTCTTCACCGACGAGTGGTTCCACACCGGCGACATCGGCTCGCTCGACGACGAGGGCTACCTCACCATCACGGGCCGCAAGAAGGAGATCATCGTCACCGCGGGCGGCAAGAACGTCGCCCCCGCGGGCCTCGAGGACCCGATCCGCGCCAACCCGATCGTGGGCCAGGTCGTCGTCGTCGGCGACCAGAAGCCGTTCATCTCGGCGCTCGTCACCCTCGACTCCGAGATGCTCCCCGTGTGGCTCAACAACAACGGCGAAGCCGGCGACATGAGCCTCACCGAGGCCGCCCGCAACCCCAAGGTGATCGCCGAGGTGCAGCGCGCGATCGATGCCGCGAACGCGAAGGTGTCGCGTGCCGAGTCGATCCGCAAGTTCAAGATCCTCGACATCGAGTTCACCGAGGCGTCGGGCCACCTCACGCCGAAGCTCTCGATCAAGCGCAACGTCATCATGAAGGACTTCGCACCGGTCATCGAGGAGCTCTACTCGAGCGCCCCGGTCACCGAGGGCATCTCCCTGCGCTGA
- the pknB gene encoding Stk1 family PASTA domain-containing Ser/Thr kinase, translating into MTTSTTDPMIGRLIDGRYQVRSRIARGGMATVYLATDLRLERRVAVKVMHGHLADDDQFKQRFIQEARSAARLAHPNVVNVFDQGQDDDSAYLVMEYLPGITLRDLLQEHGALTAEQTIDIAESVLSGLAAAHKAGIVHRDLKPENVLLADDGRIKIGDFGLARAASANTATGAALLGTIAYLSPELVTRGIADARSDIYAVGIMMFEMLTGEQPFKGEQPMQIAYQHANDSVPPPSNANPRVPAELDELVLWATARDPEERPRDARVMLDQLRDTETLLHTALPTQATALQRTMVLPSARQNTAETQVLGARAPQPTQETAPVSANAAKLGEKAGSRRTRGWLAFVLVLVLALAAGGAGWWFGAGPGAHVTIPTSIQNLTPDAATAELAELGIEVEGTAEDWSLDVAAGLVMESDPALGSSIRKGTPITLIVSKGPQPTAVGQLAGLSLTDADALLEQAGLERGETPDYVFSDQPKDVVLAASVTVDGSPVDVSQGSDALFQGQTVELRVSAGVLPELRGKSVDEARGALTDAGLDVADEVQRNYSDDVPKDAVIGIVDQGEIRPGDTVILNVSDGPQPVDVPDIVGLNWIDAKKKLAEVGLKYEYWNNPSKAVGESELAGFAIVQQIDPDSGQLPKGSTIRVRLSIG; encoded by the coding sequence GTGACCACGAGCACCACCGATCCCATGATCGGGCGCCTCATCGACGGGCGGTACCAGGTGCGCTCTCGCATCGCCCGCGGCGGCATGGCGACGGTGTACCTCGCGACCGACCTGCGCCTCGAGCGCCGCGTCGCGGTCAAGGTCATGCACGGGCACCTCGCCGACGACGACCAGTTCAAGCAGCGCTTCATCCAGGAGGCGCGCTCGGCCGCGCGACTCGCCCACCCCAACGTCGTCAACGTCTTCGACCAGGGGCAGGACGACGACTCGGCCTACCTCGTCATGGAGTACCTGCCGGGCATCACGCTGCGCGACCTCCTGCAGGAGCACGGTGCCCTCACCGCCGAGCAGACGATCGACATCGCCGAGTCGGTGCTGTCGGGTCTCGCCGCCGCCCACAAGGCGGGCATCGTCCACCGCGACCTCAAGCCCGAGAACGTGCTGCTGGCCGACGACGGCCGCATCAAGATCGGCGACTTCGGCCTCGCGCGCGCGGCATCCGCCAACACGGCCACGGGTGCTGCTCTGCTGGGCACGATCGCGTACCTCTCCCCCGAGCTCGTGACCCGCGGCATCGCCGACGCACGCAGCGACATCTACGCCGTCGGCATCATGATGTTCGAGATGCTCACGGGCGAGCAGCCCTTCAAGGGCGAGCAGCCCATGCAGATCGCCTACCAGCACGCGAACGACTCGGTTCCCCCGCCCTCGAACGCCAACCCGCGCGTGCCCGCCGAGCTCGACGAGCTCGTGCTGTGGGCGACCGCGCGCGACCCCGAGGAGCGCCCGCGCGACGCGCGCGTCATGCTCGACCAGCTGCGCGACACCGAGACCCTCCTCCACACGGCCCTGCCCACGCAGGCGACGGCGCTGCAGCGCACGATGGTGTTGCCGTCCGCCCGTCAGAACACCGCCGAGACCCAGGTGCTCGGCGCCCGGGCACCCCAGCCCACGCAGGAGACCGCCCCCGTGAGCGCCAACGCGGCCAAGCTCGGCGAGAAGGCGGGCTCGCGCCGCACGCGCGGCTGGCTCGCCTTCGTGCTCGTGCTCGTGCTCGCCCTCGCGGCGGGCGGCGCCGGCTGGTGGTTCGGCGCGGGGCCCGGCGCGCACGTGACGATCCCGACGTCGATCCAGAACCTGACCCCGGATGCCGCGACCGCCGAGCTCGCGGAGCTCGGCATCGAGGTGGAGGGCACCGCGGAAGACTGGAGCCTCGACGTGGCTGCGGGCCTCGTCATGGAGAGCGACCCCGCTCTCGGCTCGAGCATCCGCAAGGGCACGCCGATCACGCTCATCGTGTCGAAGGGGCCGCAGCCCACGGCCGTGGGGCAGCTCGCAGGCCTCTCGCTCACCGACGCGGATGCGCTGCTCGAGCAGGCGGGACTGGAACGCGGCGAGACCCCCGACTACGTCTTCAGCGACCAGCCGAAGGACGTCGTGCTCGCCGCATCCGTCACCGTCGACGGCTCCCCCGTCGACGTCTCGCAGGGCTCCGACGCGCTCTTCCAGGGCCAGACGGTCGAGCTGCGGGTCTCGGCCGGTGTGCTGCCGGAGCTCCGCGGGAAGAGCGTGGACGAGGCGCGGGGGGCGCTCACGGACGCGGGGCTCGACGTGGCAGACGAAGTGCAGCGCAATTACAGCGACGACGTGCCGAAGGATGCCGTCATCGGCATCGTCGATCAGGGCGAGATCCGCCCCGGCGACACCGTCATCCTCAACGTCTCCGACGGGCCGCAGCCCGTCGACGTGCCCGACATCGTCGGCCTCAACTGGATCGACGCGAAGAAGAAGCTCGCCGAGGTCGGGCTGAAGTACGAGTACTGGAACAACCCCAGCAAGGCGGTCGGCGAGAGCGAGCTGGCCGGATTCGCGATCGTGCAGCAGATCGACCCCGACAGCGGTCAGCTCCCCAAGGGCAGCACGATCCGCGTGCGCCTCTCGATCGGCTGA
- a CDS encoding 1-acyl-sn-glycerol-3-phosphate acyltransferase: MFYLFLKHVIVGPFLLSVFRPWTKGLENVPTSGPVIFASNHLSFMDSIFLPLIVDRQIRFLAKSEYFTGRGIKGRIIRWFFLGVGQLPIDRSGGKASEASLNTGLDHLSSGGWLGIYPEGTRSHDGRLYRGRTGIARMVLEAGAPVVPVAMIDTEKVMPVGVKIPKVRRVGIVFGEPLDFSRFAGMEGDRFVLRSITDEIMYELSHLSGQEYVDVYASSVKGRPQTKSQA, translated from the coding sequence GTGTTCTACCTCTTCCTGAAGCACGTCATCGTCGGTCCGTTCCTGCTGTCCGTGTTCCGGCCCTGGACGAAGGGGCTCGAGAACGTGCCCACGAGCGGCCCCGTCATCTTCGCGAGCAACCACCTGTCCTTCATGGACTCGATCTTCCTGCCGCTCATCGTCGACCGGCAGATCCGCTTCCTCGCGAAGAGCGAGTACTTCACCGGGCGCGGCATCAAGGGCCGCATCATCCGCTGGTTCTTCCTCGGCGTCGGGCAGCTGCCGATCGACCGCTCGGGCGGCAAGGCCTCGGAGGCGTCGCTCAACACGGGCCTCGACCACCTGTCGTCCGGCGGATGGCTCGGCATCTACCCGGAGGGCACCCGCAGCCACGACGGACGCCTCTACCGCGGCCGTACGGGCATCGCGCGCATGGTGCTCGAGGCGGGCGCGCCGGTCGTGCCGGTCGCGATGATCGACACCGAGAAGGTCATGCCGGTCGGCGTGAAGATCCCGAAGGTGCGCCGCGTCGGCATCGTGTTCGGGGAGCCCCTCGACTTCTCGCGCTTCGCGGGCATGGAGGGCGACCGCTTCGTGCTCCGCTCGATCACCGACGAGATCATGTACGAGCTCTCGCACCTGAGCGGCCAGGAGTACGTCGACGTCTACGCCTCGAGCGTCAAGGGCCGCCCGCAGACCAAGTCCCAGGCCTGA
- a CDS encoding Rv2175c family DNA-binding protein, with product MHARKVTEPASEWLTVPELVDLLGLTPSKVHRLLEDKHLLGTRVDGVLRVPASFLRDGEPLHELRGTLVLLADSGYTDDEALHWLLEEDDTLGTAPIEALRAGRKAEVRRVAQALAF from the coding sequence ATGCACGCTAGGAAGGTGACCGAACCCGCCTCCGAGTGGCTCACCGTTCCCGAACTCGTCGACCTGCTGGGCCTCACGCCCTCCAAGGTGCACCGTCTGCTGGAGGACAAGCACCTCCTCGGCACGCGGGTCGACGGCGTGCTGCGCGTGCCCGCGAGTTTCCTGCGCGATGGGGAGCCGCTGCACGAGCTGCGCGGCACGCTCGTACTTCTCGCCGACTCCGGCTACACGGACGACGAGGCCCTGCACTGGCTGCTCGAGGAGGACGACACCCTCGGCACGGCGCCCATCGAGGCGCTGCGGGCCGGCCGGAAGGCCGAGGTGAGGCGGGTCGCCCAGGCGCTCGCCTTCTAG
- a CDS encoding ROK family glucokinase yields MHAIGIDIGGTKIAGGLVSDDGTIVHQERRPTPAGDGEAIIDAVVEVVESLRGGQDVAAVGVAAPGFIDAEQSTVYYTPNIPWRSEPLRADLSQRLPGLDITIDNDANAAGWAEFRFGAGRGYRDMTLLTIGTGVGGAIVTGGRLLRGGFGTAAEIGHMRVVPGGLPCGCGQRGCIEQYGSGRALLRFANEIADQRGIGQALASARERNGELDGHAVYELIVAQDPGALFALRELGGWLGQAAASLSAVLDPQVFVFGGGVAAAGELLLEPIREAFHAHLPARGFHPEPAFATAELVNDAGVVGAADIARTHAEARGA; encoded by the coding sequence GTGCATGCCATCGGAATCGACATCGGCGGAACGAAGATCGCGGGCGGACTCGTCTCCGACGACGGCACGATTGTGCACCAGGAGCGGCGACCCACCCCGGCGGGTGACGGCGAGGCGATCATCGACGCCGTCGTCGAGGTCGTCGAGAGCCTGCGCGGCGGTCAGGATGTCGCGGCGGTGGGCGTCGCGGCACCCGGTTTCATCGACGCCGAGCAGTCGACCGTGTATTACACCCCGAACATCCCGTGGCGCAGCGAGCCGCTGCGCGCGGATCTGTCGCAGCGCCTCCCCGGGCTCGACATCACGATCGACAACGACGCGAACGCGGCCGGATGGGCGGAGTTCCGTTTCGGCGCGGGCCGCGGCTACCGCGACATGACCCTCCTGACGATCGGCACGGGCGTGGGCGGCGCGATCGTCACGGGCGGGCGTCTGCTGCGCGGCGGTTTCGGCACGGCCGCGGAGATCGGCCACATGCGCGTCGTTCCGGGCGGGCTCCCGTGCGGATGCGGCCAGCGCGGCTGCATCGAGCAGTACGGCTCGGGGCGGGCGCTGCTGCGCTTCGCCAACGAGATCGCCGACCAGCGCGGCATCGGGCAGGCCCTCGCATCCGCTCGCGAGCGGAACGGCGAGCTCGACGGCCACGCCGTCTACGAGCTCATCGTCGCGCAGGACCCGGGCGCTCTCTTCGCGCTGCGCGAGCTGGGCGGCTGGCTCGGTCAGGCTGCGGCCTCGCTGAGCGCCGTGCTCGACCCGCAGGTGTTCGTTTTCGGCGGCGGCGTCGCGGCGGCGGGGGAGCTGCTGCTCGAGCCGATCCGCGAGGCGTTCCACGCCCACCTGCCGGCGCGCGGCTTCCACCCGGAGCCCGCGTTCGCGACGGCGGAGCTCGTGAACGACGCGGGTGTCGTGGGCGCCGCCGACATCGCGCGGACGCACGCGGAGGCCCGGGGCGCATGA
- the helR gene encoding RNA polymerase recycling motor ATPase HelR — MTVSVFDLPERLAAKAEPALIADDERRFRAIAAAVERQLSELEARLDETRLRGGDNNQEVLERDLAVHELSARIRMLHRFGLDVCLGRMVAEDDPEPVYIGRLSLADEDGTRLLVDWRAPAAEPFFAATHANPMGLASRRRYRWTRGRVTDYWDEVFTAEGLEHNAALDDQSAFIASLGASRSPQMRDVLATIQADQDAIIRSPSRGPLVVDGGPGTGKTVVALHRTAYLLYADPRLGHRRGGVLFVGPHEPYLSYVADVLPSLGEEGVQTCTLRDLVPEGRTAGVETDPEAARLKASARLVDAVENAVRAYERPPEEELTVQTPWGTVWIGPSEWAEAFDAVEPGTTHNEARAVVWESVLEILVDQVDAQTPPHLVRRALAQHRELTRTFTRAWPVLDPAGVVADLWSVPAYLRLHAPWLDAGEVRALTRQDGRAWTTADLPYLDAARRLIGDPDAVRVARRRAAALESEREVRERVVEELIAADDDREGEVQALRQQPFADRLIDEAALPSLAPDELAGPYAHVVVDEAQELTDAEWTMLLRRAPSHSLTIVGDRAQARHGFHESWQDRLARVGLDDVRMSTLTVNYRTPEEVMAEAEPVIRAAIPDANVPVAVRSSGIPVLHLPLSARDGVLEEWLATHGEGVACVIGDGTFAGMPRVRSLTPELAKGLEFDLVLVVDPETWGDGVEGAVDRYVAMTRATQQLVVLRSEGAEGADA; from the coding sequence GTGACCGTATCCGTCTTCGACCTCCCCGAACGCCTCGCCGCGAAGGCCGAGCCCGCCCTCATCGCCGACGACGAGCGGCGGTTCCGGGCGATCGCGGCGGCAGTCGAGCGGCAGCTCTCCGAGCTCGAGGCCCGCCTCGACGAGACGCGTCTCCGCGGCGGCGACAACAACCAGGAGGTGCTCGAACGCGACCTCGCGGTGCACGAGCTGAGCGCGCGCATCCGGATGCTGCACCGCTTCGGCCTCGACGTGTGCCTCGGGCGCATGGTCGCCGAGGACGACCCCGAGCCCGTGTACATCGGCCGCCTGAGCCTCGCGGACGAGGACGGCACGCGTCTGCTCGTCGATTGGCGCGCCCCTGCAGCCGAGCCGTTCTTCGCCGCGACCCACGCCAACCCGATGGGCCTCGCGAGCCGTCGCCGCTACCGCTGGACGCGCGGGCGGGTCACCGACTACTGGGACGAGGTCTTCACCGCGGAGGGGCTCGAGCACAACGCGGCGCTCGACGACCAGTCGGCGTTCATCGCGAGCCTCGGTGCGAGCCGCTCGCCGCAGATGCGCGACGTGCTCGCGACGATCCAGGCGGACCAGGACGCCATCATCCGCTCCCCTTCGCGCGGCCCGCTCGTCGTCGACGGCGGGCCCGGTACGGGCAAGACGGTCGTCGCGCTGCACCGCACGGCCTACCTGCTCTACGCCGATCCGCGCCTCGGCCATCGCCGCGGTGGCGTGCTTTTCGTGGGGCCGCACGAGCCCTACCTCTCCTACGTCGCCGACGTGCTGCCGAGCCTCGGCGAGGAGGGCGTGCAGACCTGCACCCTGCGCGACCTCGTGCCCGAGGGGCGCACGGCGGGTGTCGAGACCGATCCGGAGGCCGCACGCCTCAAGGCCTCGGCTCGGCTGGTCGACGCCGTCGAGAACGCCGTGCGCGCCTACGAGCGACCGCCCGAAGAGGAGCTCACGGTCCAGACGCCATGGGGCACCGTGTGGATCGGTCCGTCCGAGTGGGCGGAGGCGTTCGACGCCGTCGAGCCCGGCACGACGCACAACGAGGCGCGTGCGGTCGTGTGGGAGTCGGTGCTCGAGATCCTCGTCGACCAGGTCGATGCGCAGACCCCGCCGCACCTCGTGCGTCGCGCGCTCGCGCAGCACCGCGAGCTCACGCGCACCTTCACGCGGGCGTGGCCCGTGCTCGACCCCGCGGGGGTCGTCGCCGACCTGTGGTCGGTGCCCGCGTACCTGCGCCTCCACGCGCCCTGGCTCGACGCGGGAGAGGTGCGCGCCCTCACCCGGCAGGACGGACGTGCGTGGACGACGGCCGACCTGCCGTACCTCGACGCGGCCCGTCGGCTCATCGGCGACCCGGATGCCGTGCGCGTCGCCCGGCGGCGGGCTGCGGCCCTCGAATCCGAGCGCGAGGTGCGGGAGCGCGTCGTCGAGGAGCTCATCGCGGCCGACGACGACCGCGAGGGCGAGGTGCAGGCCCTCCGTCAGCAGCCCTTCGCCGACCGCCTGATCGACGAGGCGGCGCTGCCCTCGCTCGCACCCGACGAGCTCGCGGGACCGTACGCGCACGTCGTCGTCGACGAGGCCCAGGAGCTCACGGACGCCGAGTGGACGATGCTCCTGCGCCGCGCACCCTCGCACAGCCTGACGATCGTGGGCGACCGCGCGCAGGCTCGGCACGGATTCCACGAGAGCTGGCAGGACCGGCTCGCGCGCGTCGGGCTCGACGACGTGCGGATGTCGACCCTGACCGTCAACTACCGCACGCCCGAGGAGGTCATGGCGGAGGCGGAGCCGGTCATCCGCGCGGCGATCCCCGACGCGAACGTGCCCGTCGCGGTGCGGAGCAGCGGCATCCCCGTGCTGCACCTGCCCCTGAGCGCGCGCGACGGCGTGCTCGAGGAGTGGCTCGCGACCCACGGGGAGGGCGTCGCGTGCGTCATCGGCGACGGCACCTTCGCCGGGATGCCGCGCGTTCGCTCTCTGACCCCGGAGCTCGCGAAGGGGCTCGAGTTCGACCTCGTGCTCGTCGTCGACCCCGAGACGTGGGGCGACGGCGTCGAGGGTGCCGTCGACCGCTACGTCGCGATGACGCGCGCGACGCAGCAGCTCGTCGTGCTGCGCTCGGAGGGTGCGGAGGGCGCAGACGCCTAG